The Amycolatopsis sp. DG1A-15b genome contains the following window.
GATTCGATCCGGCACGACCAGGTGCCGCTCCGGCTGGGTTCGGCGGGCACCGACGCGGTCGTGGAGGCCCTGGACATCCGCTGCGGGCACTTCGACGCGTTCCGCTTCTTCACGGCGCCCGCGCGGCCGCTCAACGAGCTGACGCCGTCGAGGGAGACGCAGATCGCACTCGAGCAGCCGGGGTGCCTGCACGCGAACATGGATCTGTTCAAATGGGCGTACAAGCTCGACCCGTTCGTGCCCGCGGAGCTCGTGGCGGACTGTTTCGAGCTGGCGGTCGAGATCCGGACGCTGGACATGCGGGCGAGCCCGTACGACCTGGTCGAGCTGGGCTACCCGCCGGTGCGGATCGAGACGGCGGCGGGCCGGGCCGAATACGCCAGGGCCCAGGGCGAGTTCGCCCGCCGGGCGGCGCCGCTGCGTCATCGCCTGATTGCGCACTGCCATCGCCTGGTCAGCGCAGCACCCTGAGCACGACCCACTGTGAGTCAGATTATTCTCTCACCGATACTCACCTGTTAGGGTGATAACGGTTTGATTGCATAGCAGCGCGTGCTTGGCATGCGCTCACCCCGAAAGGATGACGGATGGGGCGACACTACCGGGACGAGGAGCCGGTGCCGCACCCTCAGGACCGCACGCCCAGCGTGCCCCCCGAGGGGCGCAGCGAGGCGTCCGGCGCTTTCCGCACCCCGGGACGCAGCTCCATCTCCGACGCCTTCGGCATCGCGGGCCGCGGTTCCGCCGCCCGGACCCCGGGCGAGTCATCCGGTTCGGTTTTCTTCACGGAAGGGGCGGAGGCGCCCGGCTTCCCGCCCGAGAGCGGCGTTGCGCACCCCGCCGCCCGGCGAGGCGAGGCGTCGGGTTCGCACCCGGTCGCGGGCGCTCGCCGCGGCGAAGCTTCCGGCTCGTACCCGGTGGCGGGCCGGGGCGAATCCACCGTGACCCGCGCCCCGCGCCGCGGGGAAGCCTCGGGCTCGTACCCGGTCGCCGGTGGTGATTCGGCGGTGACCCAGGCGCCTCGCCGCGGCGAGGCCTCCGGTGCCCACCCGGTCACGAGCAGCGAAATCACCACGACCCTCGCGCGCCGCGGGGAAGCTTCCGGCGCTTACCCGGTCGCCCACGGCGAAACCACCGCGGCTCGCGCCGGCCGCCGAGGGGAAGCCTCGGGCGCCTACCCGGTTGCCCACGCCGAAACCGCCACCGGCCGCCGCGGCGACACCTCCGGCACTCACCCCGCCCCCAGCGAAACCTCCCCCGGCCGCGGTGGCATCTCCGGCGCTCACCCCGCCGCCAGCGAAACCGCCACCGGCCGCCGCGGCGACACCTCCGGTACCCACCCCGCCGCCGACAGCGAAACCACCGCCGCTTACGCCACCGCCGGGAGCACCGGCACCCCCGCCCGCTCGCGCCGCAAGGGCGGCGGCCGCTCGGCCCCGGACCGCACCGAAGCCCCCGGCTCCGGCCGATCCACCCGGGCTTCCCGCCGGGCCGGAGCCTCCGGTGCCCACCCGATCGCCGCCCCCGCCGGAGCGCCCGGCGCCAGCCTCGCCGCGCCCGGCGCCAACCCAGCCGCCCCGGCCGCCGCGCCCGGCGCCTTCCCCGCCGGGTCCCCCGCTCCCCGCTCGCGCCGCAAGGGCGGCAAAGCCGCCGACCGCCACCCCGAGTCGGCCGCCGAACGGACCGAGGTCATCGCCCGGCCGGACGACGACCTCGCCGCCCGCGGCGAAGCGCCCGGGACCTCCCGCACCCTCGACCGGGGCGACGACACCGGCGCCCGGGCCCCCGAGCGCGGCGAAAGCACCGAGCGCAGCGACAACACCGGCCCCGATCGCGCCGGCCGCAGCGACAGCACCGGCCCCCACCGGGCGGGCCGCGGCGAGGGCACCGGTTCGCACCGGATCGTCGGCAAGAGCGACGCCACCGGGTCGCACCGCATCGTCGGGAAGAAGGCTCCGCGCCGCCGGATCGCCGGCTGGCCGATCGCCTGTTTCGTGCTCGCCGTCCTCATCGGGCTCGGCATCGTCGGCTGGAACTGGGCCGACAACGAGCTCAACAGCCGCGCCGAGGCGCAGGCCGCCAGCTGCGACGGCGGTACCTCGCACATGCGGATCGTCGTGACCCCGAGCGTGCAGAAGCCCGTCACCGCCGCGGCCGAGCGGTGGAACCAGGCCGCCACCGTCGTCCACGGGCAGTGCGTGCACGTCATGATCGAAGCCAAGGCGTCGGCGCAGGTGCTCGACGCGCTGGTCGGCCGGGCGAAGATGGACTCCATCGGCGGGCTCCCGGCCGCGTGGCTGCCCGAATCGTCGTACTGGGTCAGCGAGCTCACCACCAAGAAGCCGGAGATGATCGGCTCGCCCGCCCAGTCGGTGGCGAACGCGCGCTCGGCGGACTACCCGTTCATCGGGCTCGCCGGCCCGGGCATCGACGACACCGCGCTGCGCGCCGCCCAGACCTTCCGCGAGTACCTGGAGCAGCCCGCCCAGCAGGCCGACTTCGCCGCGGCGGGCATCAAGTCCACCTAGATGGTTGCTTCCGAGGTCAGTGGTCGTAGGGGGTCAGTGATCGTTTGATGGGCTGGCCGGTCTTGTCGTTGTGCCAGATCGCGGCGGTCAGGGCGAGGATGCGCTGGAGGACGCGGACGATGACGCCGGCTGGTGTGCGTCCGCCGCGACGTTCCAGATCGAGCTGGGCTTTGAAGGTCTGGTTGATCGACTCGATGGTCTGGCGCAGCGGTTTGAACAGGCGTGCGCCAGGCCGTGGGGCCTCGCCTTTGCGGGCCTGGCGCAGTAACACCAGCCCAGCGGTGCGCAGGGCGTGCTCGAAGTCGCGGCCGTAGTAGTGCCTGTCCGCGATCACAGTCTGGCCGGGACGCTCGCTCACCAGTGCCGGATCGGCTTCGAGCATGCCC
Protein-coding sequences here:
- a CDS encoding 3-methyladenine DNA glycosylase, whose protein sequence is MTGVEVLAEPDWLAREAEHVSRMRRWTGPHQQRRARGEKHPVLDFLFTYYSYRPSHLERWQPGPGVALAGPAARRFLDRKGYVETPDGVVLDPAGFGEGKVRTAEFVLALLTATASRAPRLSCFGLHEWAMVYREPADSIRHDQVPLRLGSAGTDAVVEALDIRCGHFDAFRFFTAPARPLNELTPSRETQIALEQPGCLHANMDLFKWAYKLDPFVPAELVADCFELAVEIRTLDMRASPYDLVELGYPPVRIETAAGRAEYARAQGEFARRAAPLRHRLIAHCHRLVSAAP